The DNA window ATGTCGGGCGTCGCAATCACGCGATCGAAGTCCATGAATCCGCCTTGCACCTTCGCTACGAGGTCATCTGCACCCGCGAAGTCAGCGCCGGCTTCAGTGGCTTCTCGTTCTTTGTCGCCCTTGGCGAAAACGAGAACCCGGATGCTCTTGCCGGTGCCGTGAGGCAGGACGAGAGCACCGCGGACCATCTGATCGGCGTGCTTGGGGTTGACCCCGAGGCGAACGGCGACATCGACAGATTCGTCGAACTTCGCATAGGCAGCATCCTTAACTAGTTGAGCTGCCTCGCTCAGGGTGTAGCGCTTCTGACGATCGACTTTCTCGAGCGCCTTCACGCGTTTTTTAGGTGTTTTCGGCATATTTCGTCTTTCGACTCCTGGGCTACGCCCCTTGCTGCTCGAGCGAACTCAAACCGCGAGTGACGCGCCAGTAACTGTTCACACTACGTCGATGCCCATCGAGCGTGCGGTGCCTGCAATCGTGCGGGCCGCTGCCTCGACGTCCGTCGCGTTCATGTCCTTCATCTTGGTCTCGGCGACCTGCTTGACCTGGTCCCAGGTGATCTTCCCAACCTTCTGCTTGTTGGGCTCCTTGGAACCGGTGCCAGGCTTGCCGGTCGCACGCAGGCCGATCGCC is part of the Polyangiaceae bacterium genome and encodes:
- the rplA gene encoding 50S ribosomal protein L1, whose translation is MPKTPKKRVKALEKVDRQKRYTLSEAAQLVKDAAYAKFDESVDVAVRLGVNPKHADQMVRGALVLPHGTGKSIRVLVFAKGDKEREATEAGADFAGADDLVAKVQGGFMDFDRVIATPDMMGAVGKLGRILGPRGLMPNPKVGTVTFDVANAVKEAKAGKV